GCCACCTCGTCTGGCCGCGCCCGCGGTACGATCTCCAGCCCGCCACGCTCCTGCGCGGCCTCAATATGCCCGTCATCGGCGCCATCAACGGCGTCGCGGCGGGCGCCGGCATGAGCATCGCCCTCTCCACGGACATCCGCATCATGTCCGATCAATCGCGCATGGTGCCGCTCTTCATCAAGCGCGGCCTGATGCCGGATATGGGCGGCAACTATCTCCTGCAAAAGATCGTCGGCACGCAGAAGGCGCTAGAGATCCTCTGGACAGGCGATGCGCTCCCGCCGGATGAGTGCCTGCGGCTCGGCCTGGTCAGCCGTGTGGTCCCGCAGGCGGAACTGATTGCCGCCGCCGTGGCGATCGGGGAGAAGTTCGCGAACAAGCCCTCCGTTGCCGTCGCCCTTATCAAGCGCCACGTCTACCGCGCTGAGTCCGTCTCTCTGGAGACTGATCTCGAGTTCGGCAGCTTCGGCCAGGAGCGCCTGATGACCACCAAGGACTTCAAGGAAGGCTACCGCGCCTACCTGGAGAAGCGCGACCCGAAGTTCAAGGGCGAGTGAGCCCCTGCGCGGCGCCCACCCGGCCTCGAAGTGCGCGGACACCACGCGCAGCTGCTGCCGGCGGCCCGAAGATATGGGAATCGCTGGAGATGATGGTGTCCGTGGTTATGCCGCCTTTCCCGTGAACCGTCCCATGACTTCCTGGGCGAAGCGCTCCATGTTCTCCATGTGCTCCCCCAGCTCAAAGCCCTGGAAATTGGCGATGCAGTAGGTGGCGCCAGCCTCCATGCAGGCTTGGATATCGCCCGCCACCTGCTCCGCGGAGCCCCAGAAGGGCTGGCGATCGGGGCTGAGGATCGGCTGCGGCGTCAGGTGGACCCTATCGGCGCGCATCACGATATCGAAGCCGGGCTTGCGGCCGCCCGCTTCGGCCCAGAGCCCTTCGAAGGTCTGCATGGCGCGCTTCAGGCCCTCCACCTCGATAGTGAAGGGGATCCAGCCGTTGCCGTGGCGCACCGCGCGCTTCATGGAAGGCAGCGTCTCCCCGCCGATCCAGATGGGCGGGTGCGGCTTCTGCACCGGCTTGGGCCAAAAGACGATGTCGCGGAAGGCGGCGTACTTCCCCTGGAAGCGCGGGCTCTCCTGCGTCCACAGGAGCTTCATCACCTCCAGGTACTCGTCCGTGATGGCCCCGCGCTCACGGAAGGGGATGCCCAGGGCGGCAAACTCGCCCTCCAGGTAACCCGCGCCGGCGCCGACGATGACGCGCCCGCCGCTCATGAAGTCCAGCGTGGCGATGGACTTGGCCGTCTGGAAGGGCGAGCGGTAGGGGACGACGACGATGTCCGTGATGACGCGCAGCTTGGTCATGCCCGCGGCGAAGGCTAAGAGACTGAAGGGGTCGAACCAAACCTCCGTCGCCACATGCTGGTGGTACTTGGGCATCACCAGGTGGTCTCCTGCGGCGATGGCGTCAAAACCCAGGGCCTCCGCCTTGCTGAGCATCTCGATAAAGGTCTCCTGCCTGCGGTAGGCTGTGTAGCGCGTGACGCGACGGTACGGGAAGGAGAAGGCGAACTTCATGGGGGGCATTATAGCGAGGGCGAAGGCGGGACTAGGCGAGAGGGAACTTCCGAAGTGTCACAGACGTCTCTTCTATAGACGAGCAAAGGAGACGCCGATGCGCCGGTTCAGCCTGCTTGCGATAGCCCTTCTAGCGACGCTCACCCTCGCCGCCTGCTCCACGGGCGATGAGAAGCCCCCCACAACAACGCCACGGCCCACAGCCTCGCCGGTTCCCGGCAGCGGCTACACGCAAGTGGCGGTGAACGCGCCCTTCACCTTGAAGGTGGGCGGCTACGCCGAGCTTGCCGGGGCGCAGGTCCTCATCGCCTTCAATGAAGTGGTCAACGATTCGCGCTGCCCGGTGGACGTGACCTGCATACGTGCGGGAGAGGCCACGGTGGTCCTCAGCATCTCCTCCAGCAACCCGGCGATAAAGGCGCCCGTGGTCCTTCTGAAGTTAGTGGTGGGCGGCGAGCATCCCGCCGCGGCCGCAGGCTCGGCCTATGGCTATAGCTTTACTGCGCTGGAGCTCAAGCCCGCGCCGCGCTCCACGCAGCCCATCGCCCAGGGCGACTACGTGGCGACGCTGGCGGCCAAGGCGAACTGACGCCAGGCAAAAAAGAACCCTCTCCTCTCCCGAGGGGGACGAGAGAAGAGAGGGTATCCCTAGTGGGACCGTTGTGAGGGGTGAACCGCCCCGGGTTTGATGGAGGGCTCGTTTATTGAGTCCCGGCTCTTGCCGGGGCCAGTATAGCACCGTTGGTGGCCTCATACTCCGCTGGTGGCAGGT
Above is a window of Chloroflexota bacterium DNA encoding:
- a CDS encoding enoyl-CoA hydratase/isomerase family protein → MPDPAVLLERRGAVALVTLNRPETLNALSSALVAEFIAIVRSLEGDPSVKAVVLTGAGKGFCSGMDIGDMGNADRPKSHLVWPRPRYDLQPATLLRGLNMPVIGAINGVAAGAGMSIALSTDIRIMSDQSRMVPLFIKRGLMPDMGGNYLLQKIVGTQKALEILWTGDALPPDECLRLGLVSRVVPQAELIAAAVAIGEKFANKPSVAVALIKRHVYRAESVSLETDLEFGSFGQERLMTTKDFKEGYRAYLEKRDPKFKGE
- a CDS encoding LLM class F420-dependent oxidoreductase, with translation MPPMKFAFSFPYRRVTRYTAYRRQETFIEMLSKAEALGFDAIAAGDHLVMPKYHQHVATEVWFDPFSLLAFAAGMTKLRVITDIVVVPYRSPFQTAKSIATLDFMSGGRVIVGAGAGYLEGEFAALGIPFRERGAITDEYLEVMKLLWTQESPRFQGKYAAFRDIVFWPKPVQKPHPPIWIGGETLPSMKRAVRHGNGWIPFTIEVEGLKRAMQTFEGLWAEAGGRKPGFDIVMRADRVHLTPQPILSPDRQPFWGSAEQVAGDIQACMEAGATYCIANFQGFELGEHMENMERFAQEVMGRFTGKAA